The proteins below are encoded in one region of Micromonospora sp. DSM 45708:
- a CDS encoding flavin monoamine oxidase family protein, whose amino-acid sequence MGDGRVIVVGAGFSGLACALAVEAAGAQPLLLEARDRVGGRTLSRPLPDGGWLDLGAQWIGPTQDRMYALVAAYGLETFPSPARGATTLVLDGRPVAGPPAGLAGLLDTLDALATGVDPVAPWRAAGAAEWDRSTLGGWLAATAPDPVTARYAGRLLAGGLLAASPGEVSLLQMLFYLRSGGGVGSLLGMAGGAQQDRIVGGPAALAQRMAAALPPDRLRLDAPVDAIAQDATGVRVLAGGQVHHGDAVVVAVAPALAGRIRYDPPLPALRDGLTQRMPMGAAVKVHARYPEPFWRADGRSGVATTDTGPLTETVDNSLPGSPGGVLTAFSYGAQARALRRLSDGARRAALRDALATLFGPAAADPVDLVEYDWSADPWTRGCFCGMVTPGSWCDYGPELRAPVGRVHWAGTETATRWSGYLEGAVTAGERAAAEALGTLD is encoded by the coding sequence GTGGGCGACGGCCGGGTGATCGTGGTGGGGGCGGGGTTCTCCGGGTTGGCCTGCGCGCTCGCGGTCGAGGCGGCCGGCGCGCAGCCGCTGCTGCTGGAGGCCCGGGACCGGGTGGGCGGCCGGACGCTGAGCCGACCGCTGCCCGACGGTGGCTGGCTCGACCTCGGCGCGCAGTGGATCGGCCCCACCCAGGACCGGATGTACGCGCTGGTCGCCGCGTACGGCCTGGAGACGTTCCCGTCGCCGGCCCGGGGCGCGACGACGCTGGTGCTGGACGGTCGGCCGGTGGCCGGACCGCCGGCCGGCCTGGCCGGGCTGCTCGACACGCTGGACGCGCTGGCGACCGGGGTCGATCCGGTCGCGCCGTGGCGGGCCGCCGGGGCGGCGGAGTGGGACCGGAGCACGCTCGGCGGCTGGCTCGCCGCCACCGCGCCCGACCCGGTCACCGCCCGGTACGCCGGCCGCCTGCTGGCCGGTGGGCTGCTGGCCGCCTCGCCGGGCGAGGTGTCGCTGTTGCAGATGCTGTTCTACCTGCGCAGCGGCGGCGGCGTCGGGTCGCTGCTCGGCATGGCCGGCGGCGCCCAGCAGGACCGGATCGTCGGCGGGCCGGCGGCGCTGGCGCAGCGGATGGCCGCCGCGCTGCCGCCGGATCGGCTGCGCCTCGACGCGCCGGTGGACGCGATCGCCCAGGACGCCACCGGCGTACGGGTCCTCGCCGGCGGTCAGGTGCACCACGGCGACGCGGTGGTGGTCGCGGTGGCCCCGGCGCTGGCCGGCCGGATCCGGTACGACCCGCCGCTGCCGGCGCTGCGCGACGGGCTGACCCAGCGGATGCCGATGGGCGCGGCGGTCAAGGTGCACGCGCGCTATCCGGAGCCGTTCTGGCGGGCCGACGGCCGCTCCGGGGTGGCCACCACGGACACCGGGCCGCTCACCGAGACGGTGGACAACTCGCTGCCCGGCTCGCCGGGCGGGGTGCTCACCGCGTTCAGCTACGGCGCGCAGGCCCGGGCGCTGCGTCGGCTGTCGGACGGGGCGCGCCGGGCCGCGTTGCGGGACGCGCTGGCCACGCTGTTCGGCCCGGCCGCCGCCGACCCGGTGGACCTCGTCGAGTACGACTGGTCGGCCGACCCGTGGACCCGGGGCTGCTTCTGCGGCATGGTGACGCCCGGCTCCTGGTGTGACTACGGCCCGGAGCTGCGGGCGCCGGTGGGCCGGGTGCACTGGGCCGGGACGGAGACCGCGACCCGGTGGAGCGGCTATCTGGAGGGCGCGGTGACCGCCGGCGAGCGCGCCGCCGCCGAGGCGCTCGGCACCCTCGACTGA
- a CDS encoding YciI family protein, with translation MREVEAIGRELRDAGCWVFGDGLHAPETATVLRATGDDVLVTDGPFVEGKEYLGGVTIIRAPDLDAALDWGRRYARATTLPIEVRPFQGEG, from the coding sequence ATGCGCGAGGTCGAGGCCATCGGCCGGGAGCTGCGCGACGCCGGGTGCTGGGTGTTCGGCGACGGCCTGCACGCGCCGGAGACCGCCACCGTGCTGCGGGCAACCGGCGACGACGTGCTGGTCACCGACGGGCCGTTCGTCGAGGGCAAGGAGTACCTGGGCGGCGTCACCATCATCCGCGCGCCCGACCTGGACGCGGCGCTCGACTGGGGCCGCCGCTACGCCCGCGCCACCACGCTGCCGATCGAGGTCCGGCCGTTCCAGGGCGAGGGATGA